AGGTTACCAGGAACCAGCCGCTTTGATGGGTTTGCAGTGTCCAGATGATCATTACAGGCGCCAGTAACAGGCGAAAGATCACCAGCGAAAAGGGAATGGCCCTTTTTATTTTTTCCAAGCGTTCTTTTTTATAAGTTGTAAGAAGATAAAACCGATAATAAAAAACACACTCAAGGTAGCCACACTATCGCGCATGGAGCCGGTCACATATTCTATCCAGCCAAACATAAAGGTACCGATCACCACTCCCATTTTATCCAGCACATCATACAGACTAAAATACGTGGCATACTCATCTTTTTCCTCCTGGATCAGTGCAGCAAACGCCGATCGCGATAAGGCCTGGGTGCCACCCATCACCAACCCTACCAGTACAGCCATCACATAAAATTGTGTTATGCTTTGGATGGTATAAGCGATAAAACAAACCAGCACCCACAATAACACTGCAGTTTTCACCGCAAAAATATTATTTACCTTTTTGGCAATGAACAAAAACACATACGAACCCAGGATGGCCACCAGTTGCAGGATCAGGATAACGCCAATGAGGTGGGCAGTTCTCAGGTTCAACGTTTTGGTGGCAAATACGCTCGACATGCCCATTACCGTGGTCAACCCCATGTCGTAAAAGAAAAAGGCCAATAGAAATATAGAGATGGCCTTGTGGCCGCGGGCGCGTAAAAATGCTTTATTAATGCGGTTATAGGATTGTAAAATGCTTTGCCGGGTAATGGAATTTCCTTTTTTATCGGCCGGTAGTCCTTTTATGGAATACCAGGCAAAACCCAGCCACCAGCAACCAATAAACACAAAGGAAACCCGCACGGGAATATAATGATCGATCTGTTCTTGTGTAAAACCGAAGCGTGCTGCAAACTGGATCACCAGCAGGCTTATTACCAGGGCGATCATGCCGCCCAGGTACCCCCAGGCAAAGCCTTTTGCACTAACGGTATCAAACTGATCGGGCGTGGCAATTTCAGGGATATAGGCATTATAAAACACAACCCCAAGGCTGTAACAAACACTTGAGATTATAAACAGGCTTGCGATCAGCATCATCTGATCGGCCGTTGAAAAGAAAAGGAAAATACAACTCACCGAGCCGATATAGGAAAAAAAGCTCATAAATAATTTCTTCCGGCCCGAATAATCGGCTATGGACCCAAACAACGGACTTAAAAACAACAACAACAGGGAAGCAAATGAATACATGTACGCATACAGCACAGAGTTACTGATATTATGCCACCAGGCGGTTTTACTGCCAGCAGGCGGGGCCAGACTTAAAAAATAACTGGGAAAGATGGCCGAGGTAATCACCAGTGAATAACTCGAATTAGCCCAATCGTACCAACACCAGGCATTGACAGTCTTGTTTTGGGTTTTTAGGGGCATGTAACAAACATACACTAATAGAAAAGGCTATCCAACCCTTTGGCAGATAGCCCTTTTCTAATTTAACATATCTTTTACTTTATTCAATCAGCCGGAAAGGCAGACGGCAACCAGGAATTCTTTTCTATATCTCGTATCTGTACAAAAGTGAGAAAGATCTTCGTTTATAATAGGCCGATGTGCTATTGGGCAGGTTGAGATCCAGGTAACCACCAAACAGGTGCCGTCCCCATTGCAATTGCACATTGGGTTGCAGGGCCTGGTGAAAGTTCATTCCCACCCCGGCGGAAAGGTGAAAGAATGCGCTGTCGTTGACATAGATCTTCCGGATGCCGCGGATACCGATGTATTGTTCAGGGATAGAAGATGATGAACCGCTTACAAAGGAAACAGTACCATACCCGCTGAGCTGCGTGCGTTCACTGAGCGCCGCTGTATAACCGGCCTGTACGCCAAAAGTGGTAGGCAAAGCGCTGATGTGGTCCCACTCCGTATAAGGATGATTGATGTACCGGGTAGAAAAACCAACATACCATTGTTGTTCTTCTACGGTGTGAAAAACAGCCGCGCCGGCATTAAAACTAAAATATCCCATATTGTAACCCGATTCCGTCGGGTCGCGTTTAACTGCCCAGTTAAACGCACCGAACTGATCGAAATCAGCAGGAAAACTGTAATAAGATCCGGTAACACCTACCTGGTTGAAAGAATAGTTTCCCTGGAAGCCAAGCGCTAAAAAGGTATTATTATAATCGAGCGGCAATGCATACGCCAGCGCCAGCATCGCCGAGGAAGCCTTCATGAGGCTGCTGCTGGCATTATCTACATTTATGCCTGCAGAAAGGGTAAAGAATGGAACGGCATTAACCGTTTCTATATTCCGTTCAAAAACCAGCTCAAGGGTTATCGACCTGCTGGTGGTTGACATAACACCCGGATAATTTACTTTATGAAGCGTTACATGCGCTTCCGGCACAGTATCGGTTTTCAACGCCGGATTGTACCAGATCTTCATCTCCTCAATACTTTTAACGTGAGGGTCCTGCCCCATGGCATACACTGCTAAACCTATCATAACCATGAATAATACAATCCGTCGCATGAGCATAAATTGCAGCAAAAATAACGAGGCTGGTCTTTATTTATTACTATTGATTAGGATATAGTCGACAGCCTTAAACAATTTAACTATCAAATTGATGAAATATACTATCAAAACAGACCAATTTCATCGAAATTTACCACTCAACTAACGATAAGCATGTTCAAAAGCCTTAGCATTGCCTGCTGCCTGTTTTTACTGATCCTGTCCCAAACGCTGCCCGCTCAGCAATTGCACAGCGATAATGGTAATGGTACCTATACCAATCCGGTAATTGCCGCCGATTTTCCCGATCCTGATGTAATACAGGTGGGCGACACTTACTATATGGTCAGCACCACCATGTATGTATTTCCCGGAGTTACGGTGCTTAAATCGCACGACCTTGTAAACTGGGAATATTGCAGTAATGCCATTCCCCGTTTCGATTTCGGTAAATGTTACGATCTTGACAGCTGCAACCGGTATGGCCACGGTCAATGGGCTACCAGTATGAAATACCATAATGGAAAATTTCACCTGTTATTTATTACGCTCAACGAAGGAGGTTTTATGTGTACCGCATCAACAGCCGAAGGGCCCTGGGAAATTCGGAAACTGCCGAAGGGTTTTTATGATCCGGGCTTATTCTTTGATGAGGACGGGAGAATTTACGTAGCGCATGGCTATAGCAAAATAAATATCACTGAATTGAACCCCGACTTTTCGCCCAAAACGAATGATTCGCTGGTATATACCGGCGATATTCGCAAAGGCCTGGAAGGAACACACGTATACAGGATCAATGGCTACTATTATTTATACGGAACCTATGGCGGTCGTGATGGCATACAGGTAGCGCTGCGTTCAAAAAATATTTATGGCCCATACGAACAAAAGGTAGTGATCCGCGATACCACCCCTGGTGTAACTTTTGGCATTCACCAGGGCGCCCTGATACAAACGCCCACCGGGGAATGGTGGACTATGCTGTTTGTAGACAGCGGTCCGTTCGGGCGCTTTCCTTCCTTACAGCCCGTAACCTGGAGAGATGGCTGGCCGATGGTTGGTGTGGATGGCAAAGGCATTATTACCCATAAAAAACCAAATGTGGGAAAAGTATGGCCGGTTAAAACATTTCCTACTTCAGATGAGTTTACCGGTAAAACGTTGGGCATGCAATGGGGCTGGAACCACAACCCCGACCCTGCAAGATGGTCGCTGACGCAAAGACCAGGGTATTTACGTTTAACAACCGGAAAACCGGTCGCTGGTTTGCGCGAAGCACGCAACACGCTCACCCAACGCCCTTTTACGTATTATGCTGATTCCCTAGCAACCACCGGTATTACCAAAATGGAAACCGGCCACATGAAGGACGGCGACATAGCAGGCCTGGCCGTTTTCCAGGACCCTTATGCGTATATCGGCGTTAAACAAACGAATGGCAGGAAATATGTTATTATGGTAAATGATGGAAAAACGATCGACTCCGTTGCCATTGACCAGTCAACCATCTACCTGCAAACCATTGCATCAAACAGCAGCCAAAAAGCATTGTTCAAATACAGTTTCGACAACCGATCATTCACCCCGCTCGGTAATGAGTTACACATGAAATTCAGTCTTAGCCTGTTTACCGGGAACAAATTCTGTCTATTCAATTATGCCACCCAACAACCCGGCGGCTATGTTGACTTCGACTGGTTCAACATGCATCCTGTTTCTTACTAATAACCAGAAACGCCCCTCCTACTTCAACTCAAACTTCCCCTTCAACTTTATATCATTCGAAGCGCCGCCAATCATCAGATCAAAATCACCAGGTTCCGCTACCCATTGCAGTTGTTGATTATAAAACGACAACTTATCTTTTTTAATCACAAAACGAACGGTTTGGGTTTCGCCGGGTTGTAACATCAATTTTTTAAAATCTTTCAGCTCTTTTACCGGGCGTACCAGCGAAGCTATTTCATCGCGCAAATACAACTGGGCTACTTCTTCACCGGCTACCTTGCCGCTGTTGGTTAACTTAAATGTAACCACAATGGAATCGCCGGCGCTCATAGCTGGCTTGCTCAACTGCAGATCGGAATAGGTAAAGGTGGTATAACTTAAACCGTGTCCGAATGCAAAGCGCGGGCTTTTTTGCAGGTCGATATAACCGCTGCGGTAACGCGCCGGGTTGTCATCATCGGGAGCAGGACGGCCGGTATTAAAATAGTTGTAATAAATGGGAATTTGTC
The Niastella koreensis GR20-10 genome window above contains:
- a CDS encoding glycoside hydrolase family 43 protein, with product MFKSLSIACCLFLLILSQTLPAQQLHSDNGNGTYTNPVIAADFPDPDVIQVGDTYYMVSTTMYVFPGVTVLKSHDLVNWEYCSNAIPRFDFGKCYDLDSCNRYGHGQWATSMKYHNGKFHLLFITLNEGGFMCTASTAEGPWEIRKLPKGFYDPGLFFDEDGRIYVAHGYSKINITELNPDFSPKTNDSLVYTGDIRKGLEGTHVYRINGYYYLYGTYGGRDGIQVALRSKNIYGPYEQKVVIRDTTPGVTFGIHQGALIQTPTGEWWTMLFVDSGPFGRFPSLQPVTWRDGWPMVGVDGKGIITHKKPNVGKVWPVKTFPTSDEFTGKTLGMQWGWNHNPDPARWSLTQRPGYLRLTTGKPVAGLREARNTLTQRPFTYYADSLATTGITKMETGHMKDGDIAGLAVFQDPYAYIGVKQTNGRKYVIMVNDGKTIDSVAIDQSTIYLQTIASNSSQKALFKYSFDNRSFTPLGNELHMKFSLSLFTGNKFCLFNYATQQPGGYVDFDWFNMHPVSY
- a CDS encoding MFS transporter → MPLKTQNKTVNAWCWYDWANSSYSLVITSAIFPSYFLSLAPPAGSKTAWWHNISNSVLYAYMYSFASLLLLFLSPLFGSIADYSGRKKLFMSFFSYIGSVSCIFLFFSTADQMMLIASLFIISSVCYSLGVVFYNAYIPEIATPDQFDTVSAKGFAWGYLGGMIALVISLLVIQFAARFGFTQEQIDHYIPVRVSFVFIGCWWLGFAWYSIKGLPADKKGNSITRQSILQSYNRINKAFLRARGHKAISIFLLAFFFYDMGLTTVMGMSSVFATKTLNLRTAHLIGVILILQLVAILGSYVFLFIAKKVNNIFAVKTAVLLWVLVCFIAYTIQSITQFYVMAVLVGLVMGGTQALSRSAFAALIQEEKDEYATYFSLYDVLDKMGVVIGTFMFGWIEYVTGSMRDSVATLSVFFIIGFIFLQLIKKNAWKK